One stretch of Mycolicibacterium fallax DNA includes these proteins:
- a CDS encoding ketosteroid isomerase family protein: MNGELSRADLLSVVERSPAAAAAHDRAGWVGLFAADGSVEDPVGSRPAVGHHQIGKFFDTFIGPRDIVFHRDADYVAGATVLRDVLLQVSMGGGVDMRIPAYLRYVVNGDHTIAELQAYWELPAMLWQFARQGVGAATAGAGLAVGLLRNQGPLGTLGFARGFRRPGRRDRALLDALLTAVSSGDQLTVHRMLGRGTPISAGDDGALGLEELSAVLRGATWSKRIGAGPTVAVGVRTADDSRGVLLVDFRSEGLPAITRLRWFC; this comes from the coding sequence ATGAACGGTGAACTGTCACGCGCCGATCTGCTGTCGGTGGTGGAGCGTTCCCCGGCGGCCGCGGCCGCCCATGATCGGGCCGGCTGGGTGGGGTTGTTCGCCGCCGACGGGTCCGTCGAGGATCCGGTGGGTTCGCGCCCGGCCGTCGGGCACCACCAGATCGGGAAGTTCTTCGACACCTTCATCGGCCCGCGCGACATCGTCTTTCACCGCGACGCCGACTACGTCGCCGGCGCCACCGTGCTGCGCGACGTGCTGCTGCAGGTGTCCATGGGAGGGGGCGTGGACATGCGCATCCCGGCCTACCTGCGCTACGTCGTCAACGGCGATCACACCATCGCCGAGCTGCAGGCCTACTGGGAACTGCCGGCGATGCTGTGGCAGTTCGCCCGCCAGGGCGTGGGTGCGGCGACGGCCGGGGCCGGGCTCGCCGTCGGGCTGCTGCGCAACCAGGGCCCGCTGGGCACGCTGGGATTCGCCCGCGGCTTCCGGCGGCCGGGACGGCGCGACCGGGCGCTGCTGGACGCGCTGCTGACCGCCGTGAGCAGCGGTGATCAGCTCACCGTGCACCGGATGCTCGGCCGCGGCACCCCGATCAGCGCCGGGGACGACGGTGCGCTCGGGCTTGAGGAGCTCAGCGCCGTGCTGCGCGGTGCGACCTGGTCGAAGCGGATCGGCGCGGGGCCCACCGTGGCGGTCGGGGTCCGCACCGCCGACGACTCCCGGGGGGTGCTGCTGGTGGACTTCCGGTCCGAGGGGCTCCCGGCGATTACCCGGCTGCGCTGGTTCTGCTGA
- a CDS encoding DUF7064 domain-containing protein has translation MSNAPELQQPNLPDPADEVGHPPGPEALWNESWYFDFADLGAGLGGWVRLGLYPNKGRAWINALLCGPGLPTVALNDFTAAVPVDPAKVQADGFTLTQWAAERLQLYRVRFDGTAMAYDDPAALLRGEPGRPVRVEADLIWHTDGQPYRYTATSRYELPCEVSGAVAVDGVARTVGAAPGQRDHSWGVRDWWGVDWMWFALHLRDGTRLHGVQVRVPGLADTVGIGYAQRTGTPLIELTDIRADTDFGADGLPGRTRLRLAPGELAGDVEVLAHAPVRLVADDGRVAQFPRAWVNVRLDDGRVGTGWMEWNRNL, from the coding sequence GTGTCGAACGCACCGGAACTGCAGCAGCCGAACCTGCCGGATCCCGCCGACGAGGTCGGCCACCCGCCCGGACCCGAGGCGCTGTGGAACGAGAGCTGGTACTTCGACTTCGCCGACCTCGGTGCCGGTCTCGGCGGCTGGGTCCGGCTCGGTCTCTACCCGAACAAGGGGCGGGCCTGGATCAACGCGCTGCTGTGCGGGCCGGGCCTGCCGACCGTCGCGCTCAACGACTTCACCGCCGCGGTGCCGGTGGACCCGGCCAAGGTGCAGGCCGACGGTTTCACCCTGACCCAGTGGGCCGCCGAACGGCTGCAGCTCTACCGGGTGCGCTTCGACGGCACCGCGATGGCCTACGACGACCCGGCGGCGCTGCTGCGCGGCGAGCCCGGCCGGCCGGTCCGCGTGGAGGCGGATCTGATCTGGCACACCGACGGGCAGCCCTACCGGTACACCGCGACCAGCCGCTACGAGCTGCCGTGCGAGGTCTCCGGTGCCGTCGCCGTCGACGGGGTAGCCCGCACCGTCGGCGCTGCGCCGGGACAGCGTGACCACTCCTGGGGCGTGCGGGACTGGTGGGGGGTGGACTGGATGTGGTTCGCGCTGCATCTTCGCGACGGAACCCGGCTGCACGGCGTGCAGGTCCGGGTCCCCGGGCTGGCCGACACCGTCGGGATCGGCTACGCGCAGCGAACCGGCACGCCGCTGATCGAGCTGACCGACATCCGCGCCGACACCGATTTCGGCGCCGACGGGTTGCCCGGTCGCACCCGGCTGCGGCTGGCGCCCGGCGAGCTGGCCGGGGACGTCGAGGTGCTCGCGCACGCCCCGGTCCGGTTGGTCGCCGACGACGGCCGGGTCGCGCAGTTCCCGCGGGCCTGGGTCAACGTCCGGCTGGACGACGGCCGGGTGGGTACCGGCTGGATGGAGTGGAACCGCAACCTGTAG
- a CDS encoding carboxylesterase/lipase family protein, translated as MHERTIRATIDSGIVEGFTRDGVHRWRAIPYAAAPVGPLRFRAPQPVQPWRGVRDCHAHGRCAPQQKMYTVTGVGRYQPMGEDCLTLNVVAPARTWEEPLPVMVFVHGGAYMLGSSATPIYDGAALARRGCVYVAVNYRLGPLGCLDLSALSTPEHPMESNLFVRDLLLALRWVQNNIGAFGGDPDRVTIFGESAGAHAVGTLLAVPDAEGLFAQVIAESPAAGMTGSAETAEVFAGRFAELLGLAPGHAAAALRTADPALLVDAVDRLLKIANAEMLGAFPLGPTYGTDVLPIEPLEAMRSGRALRVPLIVGSNAEEARLFSRFLKLLPLSEGRIESLLATQGIEGRDRITAAYPEYPSSAACVQLGGDFAFTSAVWQLADAHSVHAPTYVYRYDYSPRTLTWSGLGATHATELLAVFDVYRSRFGSVLTAAGDRKAARRVSNDLQNRWRAFGSTGVPGPDWPRYNTTDRPVLVFDRHSRVELDPHGQRREAWESFSLGR; from the coding sequence ATGCACGAAAGGACCATTCGCGCCACCATCGACAGCGGCATTGTGGAGGGCTTCACCCGCGACGGCGTGCACCGCTGGCGGGCGATTCCCTATGCCGCCGCGCCGGTCGGACCACTGCGGTTCCGGGCGCCGCAGCCGGTGCAGCCGTGGCGCGGCGTGCGCGACTGCCACGCGCACGGCCGGTGCGCCCCGCAGCAGAAGATGTACACCGTCACCGGGGTCGGCCGCTATCAGCCGATGGGCGAGGACTGCCTGACCCTCAACGTGGTGGCCCCGGCCCGAACGTGGGAAGAGCCGCTGCCGGTGATGGTGTTCGTGCACGGCGGCGCCTACATGCTGGGCAGCTCGGCCACCCCGATCTACGACGGTGCCGCGCTGGCTCGCCGCGGCTGCGTGTACGTCGCGGTCAACTACCGGCTCGGACCGCTGGGCTGCCTGGACCTTTCGGCGCTCTCGACCCCCGAGCACCCGATGGAGTCCAACCTGTTCGTCCGCGACCTGCTGCTGGCGCTGCGGTGGGTGCAGAACAACATCGGGGCGTTCGGCGGTGACCCGGACCGGGTGACGATCTTCGGCGAAAGCGCAGGCGCGCACGCGGTCGGCACCCTGCTCGCGGTCCCGGACGCCGAGGGCCTGTTCGCCCAGGTGATCGCGGAGAGCCCGGCCGCGGGGATGACCGGCTCCGCCGAGACCGCCGAGGTGTTCGCCGGCCGGTTCGCCGAGCTGCTCGGCCTGGCGCCCGGCCACGCCGCCGCGGCGCTGCGCACCGCCGACCCGGCGCTGCTGGTCGACGCCGTTGACCGGCTGCTGAAGATCGCCAACGCGGAGATGCTCGGCGCGTTTCCGCTCGGACCGACCTACGGCACCGACGTGCTGCCGATCGAGCCGCTGGAGGCGATGCGCAGCGGCCGGGCGCTCCGGGTGCCGCTGATCGTCGGCAGCAACGCCGAGGAGGCCCGGTTGTTCAGCCGGTTCCTCAAACTGCTGCCGCTGTCGGAGGGGCGCATCGAGTCGCTGCTGGCCACCCAGGGCATCGAGGGACGGGACCGGATCACCGCGGCCTACCCGGAATATCCGTCGTCGGCGGCGTGCGTGCAGCTCGGCGGTGACTTCGCGTTCACCTCGGCGGTGTGGCAGCTGGCGGACGCGCACAGCGTGCACGCGCCGACCTACGTCTACCGCTACGACTATTCGCCCCGCACGCTGACCTGGTCGGGCCTGGGTGCCACGCACGCCACCGAGCTGCTGGCGGTGTTCGACGTCTACCGCAGCCGGTTCGGGTCGGTGCTGACCGCGGCCGGGGACCGCAAGGCCGCCCGCCGGGTCAGCAATGACCTGCAAAACCGCTGGCGGGCGTTCGGCAGCACCGGCGTGCCGGGCCCGGACTGGCCGCGCTACAACACCACTGACCGCCCGGTGCTGGTCTTCGATCGGCACAGTCGCGTCGAGCTGGACCCGCACGGGCAGCGCCGCGAGGCCTGGGAGAGTTTCTCGCTCGGTCGCTGA
- a CDS encoding RDD family protein, translating into MSTGGFDPNIPPQYPQQGFPAQVKPGGLGLRFLARLLDGFVISLASGLLGWLFGGFGDSEVWGMDSGVMVTGMFSGLLTFLYFLVCESQLGWTPGKKILGMRVQGPHGAARPTAGQAATRNLFTLLQLIPCLGWILAPIAYIVIAVTISNSPTKQGKHDEMAGGTQVLENA; encoded by the coding sequence ATGTCGACCGGTGGCTTCGATCCCAACATTCCCCCGCAATACCCGCAGCAGGGCTTCCCGGCGCAGGTCAAACCCGGCGGGCTCGGGCTGCGCTTCCTGGCCCGGCTGCTCGACGGGTTCGTCATCTCCCTCGCCTCCGGGCTGCTGGGCTGGCTGTTCGGCGGCTTCGGCGACTCCGAGGTCTGGGGGATGGACTCCGGGGTGATGGTCACCGGCATGTTCTCCGGCCTGCTGACCTTCCTGTACTTCCTGGTCTGCGAATCGCAGCTGGGCTGGACCCCGGGCAAGAAGATCCTCGGGATGCGGGTGCAGGGCCCGCACGGCGCCGCCCGGCCGACCGCCGGCCAGGCCGCCACCCGCAACCTGTTCACGCTGCTGCAGCTGATTCCGTGCCTGGGCTGGATCCTGGCACCGATCGCCTACATCGTGATCGCGGTGACGATCAGCAACAGCCCCACCAAGCAGGGCAAGCACGACGAGATGGCCGGCGGCACCCAGGTGCTGGAAAACGCCTGA
- a CDS encoding nicotinamidase, translating into MRALIVVDVQNDFCEGGSLAVPGGAAVARAISALLDGGDGGYDQVVATKDLHIDPGPHFSTAPDYVDSWPPHCVAGTAGADLHPDLDTAAVRAVFGKGAHSAAYSGFEGADEHGTSLARWLAERGVDEVDLVGIATDHCVRATALDAVRAGLRTRVLLELTAAVARESARAAVAELRAAGVETVGAVPAGKLPVGELPKNGGHR; encoded by the coding sequence ATGCGCGCGTTGATCGTCGTCGACGTCCAGAACGACTTCTGCGAGGGCGGATCGCTGGCGGTGCCCGGTGGGGCGGCGGTCGCCCGCGCGATCAGCGCGCTGCTCGACGGCGGTGACGGGGGGTACGACCAGGTGGTGGCGACCAAGGATCTGCACATCGACCCGGGTCCGCACTTCTCGACCGCGCCGGACTACGTCGACTCCTGGCCGCCGCACTGCGTGGCCGGCACCGCGGGCGCGGACCTGCACCCGGACCTGGACACCGCCGCGGTGCGGGCGGTGTTCGGCAAGGGCGCCCACTCGGCCGCCTACAGCGGCTTCGAGGGCGCCGACGAGCACGGCACCTCGCTGGCGCGGTGGCTGGCCGAGCGCGGCGTCGACGAGGTCGATCTGGTCGGCATCGCCACCGACCACTGTGTCCGGGCCACCGCGCTCGATGCGGTCCGGGCCGGGCTGCGGACCAGGGTGCTGTTGGAGCTGACCGCCGCGGTCGCCCGGGAATCGGCGCGGGCCGCCGTCGCCGAGCTGCGGGCCGCCGGGGTCGAGACGGTTGGCGCCGTGCCGGCCGGGAAACTGCCGGTCGGGGAACTGCCGAAGAATGGAGGCCACCGATGA
- a CDS encoding polyprenol monophosphomannose synthase → MTGERPSQRTLVIIPTYNERENLPLIVGRVHAARPDVHVLVVDDGSPDGTGELADELALADPDRVHVMHRGAKDGLGAAYLAGFGWGLGRGYAVLVEMDADGSHAPEQLHRLLDAVDAGADVAIGSRYVEGGTVVNWPWRRLVLSKTANTYSRLLLGVKINDITAGYRAYRREVLEKIDLSAVDSKGYCFQIDLTWRAINNGFTVIEVPITFTERELGVSKMSGSNIREAMTKVAQWGFAGRMARARGDQFSG, encoded by the coding sequence ATGACCGGTGAGCGCCCCAGCCAGCGCACCCTGGTGATCATCCCCACCTACAACGAGCGGGAGAACCTGCCGCTCATCGTGGGCCGGGTGCACGCCGCACGCCCCGACGTGCACGTCCTGGTCGTCGACGACGGCAGCCCCGACGGCACCGGTGAGCTGGCCGACGAGCTGGCGCTGGCCGACCCGGACCGGGTGCACGTCATGCACCGCGGCGCCAAGGACGGCCTGGGCGCGGCGTATCTGGCCGGCTTCGGGTGGGGGCTCGGCCGCGGCTACGCGGTGCTGGTGGAGATGGACGCCGACGGCAGCCACGCCCCCGAGCAGCTGCACCGGCTGCTCGACGCCGTGGACGCCGGCGCCGACGTCGCGATCGGCTCCCGCTACGTCGAGGGCGGCACCGTGGTGAACTGGCCGTGGCGCCGGCTGGTGCTGTCCAAGACCGCCAACACCTACTCCCGGCTGCTGCTGGGGGTCAAGATCAACGACATCACCGCCGGCTACCGGGCCTACCGGCGCGAGGTGCTGGAGAAGATCGACCTGTCGGCCGTGGACTCCAAGGGCTACTGCTTCCAGATCGACCTGACCTGGCGGGCCATCAACAACGGGTTCACCGTCATCGAGGTGCCGATCACCTTCACGGAGCGTGAGCTCGGCGTGTCGAAGATGAGCGGGTCGAACATCCGCGAGGCGATGACGAAGGTCGCGCAGTGGGGCTTCGCCGGCCGGATGGCCCGGGCCCGCGGCGACCAGTTCAGCGGCTGA
- the rbpA gene encoding RNA polymerase-binding protein RbpA — protein sequence MADRVLRGSRLGAVSYETDRNHDLAPRQVARYRTDNGEEFDVPFADDAEIPHTWLCRNGMEGTLIEGDAPEPKKVKPPRTHWDMLLERRSVEELEELLKERLDIVKARRRGGA from the coding sequence ATGGCCGATCGCGTCCTGCGCGGTTCACGCCTCGGAGCCGTGAGCTACGAGACCGACCGCAATCACGACCTGGCGCCGCGCCAGGTTGCCCGCTACCGCACCGATAACGGCGAGGAGTTCGACGTCCCGTTCGCCGACGACGCCGAGATCCCGCACACCTGGCTGTGCCGCAACGGCATGGAGGGCACCCTCATCGAGGGTGACGCCCCGGAGCCGAAGAAGGTCAAGCCGCCCCGCACGCACTGGGACATGCTGCTGGAGCGCCGCTCCGTCGAGGAGCTGGAGGAACTGCTCAAGGAGCGCCTGGACATCGTCAAGGCCCGTCGCCGCGGCGGCGCCTGA
- a CDS encoding TetR/AcrR family transcriptional regulator, translated as MSNPVVRESTRRRLSAKQADTVDRLGRAAVEVLSRAGFAGLTIRMVAAQAGVGAATAYTYFSSKEHLVAEVFWRRLAGTPTPPHASTDPVDRAVGVLRHIALLVADDAELAGAVTSALLGKDPDVEALRLQIGMEINKRLNAALGPDADPAVVEALEVLYAGALVRAGTGHASYQEIADLLERSARRLLS; from the coding sequence GTGTCTAATCCGGTAGTTCGGGAGTCGACCCGTCGCCGGCTGTCGGCCAAACAGGCCGATACCGTCGACCGGCTCGGCCGGGCCGCCGTCGAGGTGCTCAGCCGGGCGGGATTCGCGGGCCTGACCATCCGGATGGTCGCCGCCCAGGCCGGCGTCGGCGCGGCCACCGCATACACCTACTTCTCCTCCAAGGAACACCTGGTCGCCGAGGTGTTCTGGCGGCGGCTGGCCGGCACCCCGACACCCCCGCACGCCTCCACCGATCCCGTCGACCGGGCGGTCGGGGTGCTCCGGCACATCGCGCTGCTGGTGGCCGACGACGCCGAGCTTGCCGGGGCGGTGACCAGCGCCCTGCTCGGCAAGGATCCCGACGTCGAGGCCCTGCGGCTGCAGATCGGCATGGAGATCAACAAGCGGCTCAACGCGGCGCTCGGACCCGACGCCGACCCGGCGGTGGTGGAGGCGCTGGAGGTGCTCTACGCCGGGGCGCTGGTGCGCGCGGGCACCGGCCACGCGTCCTACCAGGAGATTGCCGATCTGCTGGAACGCTCGGCCCGCCGACTGCTGAGCTGA